The following are encoded together in the Rhinopithecus roxellana isolate Shanxi Qingling chromosome 5, ASM756505v1, whole genome shotgun sequence genome:
- the LOC115897528 gene encoding LOW QUALITY PROTEIN: protein PML-like (The sequence of the model RefSeq protein was modified relative to this genomic sequence to represent the inferred CDS: deleted 1 base in 1 codon): MAVVQSVPGAHPVPVYAFSIKGPSYGEDVSNTTTAQKRKCSQTQCPRKVIKMESEEGKEARLARSSPEQPRPSTSKAVSPPHLDGPPNPRSPVIGSEVFLPNSNHVASGAGEAEERIVVISSSEDSDAENSSSRELDDSSSESSDLQLEDPSTLRVLDENLADPQAEDRPLVFFDLKIDNETQKISQLAAVNRESKFRVVIQPEAFFSIYSKAVSLEVGLQHFLSFLSSMRRPILACYKLWGPGLPNFFRALEDINRLWEFQEAISGFLAALPLIRERVPGASSFKLKNLAQTYLARNMSERSAMAAVLAMRDLCRLLEVSPGPQLAQHVYPFSSLQCFASLQPLVQAAVLPRAEARLLALRNVSFVELLSAHRRDRKGGLKKYSRYLSLQTTALPPAQPAFNLQALGTYFEGLLEGPALARAEGVSTPLAGHGLAERASQQS, encoded by the exons ATGGCTGTGGTACAGTCAGTGCCCGGGGCACACCCTGTGCCAGTGTACGCCTTCTCCATCAAAGGCCCTTCCTACGGAGAG GATGTCTCCAATACAACCACAGCCCAGAAGAGGAAGTGCAGCCAGACCCAGTGCCCCAGAAAGGTCATCAAGATGGAGtctgaggaggggaaggaggcaaGGTTGGCTCGGAGCTCCCCGGAGCAGCCCAGGCCCAGCACCTCCAAGGCAGTCTCACCACCCCACCTGGATGGGCCACCTAACCCCAGGAGCCCCGTCATAGGAAGTGAGGTCTTCCTGCCCAACAGCAACCACGTGGCCAGTGGCGCCGGGGAGGCAG AGGAGCGCATTGTGGTGATCAGCAGCTCGGAAGACTCAGATGCCGAAAACTCG TCCTCCCGAGAACTGGATGACAGCAGCAGTGAGTCCAGTGACCTCCAGCTGGAAGACCCCAGCACCCTCAGGGTCCTGGACGAGAACCTTGCTGACCCCCAAGCAGAAGACAGACCTCTGGTTTTCTTTGACCTCAAGATTGACAATGAAA CCCAGAAGATTAGCCAGCTGGCTGCAGTGAACCGGGAAAGCAAGTTCCGCGTGGTCATCCAGCCCGAAGCCTTCTTCAGCATCTACTCCAAGGCCGTGTCCCTGGAGGTGGGGCTGCAGCACTTCCTCAGCTTTCTGAGCTCCATGCGCCGCCCTATCTTGGCCTGCTACAAGCTTTGGGGGCCTGGTCTCCCGAACTTCTTCCGGGCCCTGGAGGACATTAACAGGCTCTGGGAATTCCAGGAGGCCATCTCAGGCTTCCTCGCTGCCCTGCCCCTCATCCGGGAGCGTGTGCCCGGGGCCAGCAGCTTCAAACTCAAGAACCTGGCCCAGACCTACCTGGCGAGAAACATGAGTGAGCGCAGTGCCATGGCTGCTGTGCTGGCCATGCGTGACCTGTGCCGCCTCCTCGAGGTCTCCCCGGGCCCCCAGCTGGCCCAGCATGTCTACCCCTTCAGTAGCCTGCAGTGCTTTgcctccctgcagcccctggtGCAGGCAGCTGTGCTGCCCCGGGCCGAGGCCCGCCTCCTGGCCCTCCGCAATGTGAGCTTCGTGGAGCTGCTGAGCGCACACCGCCGTGACCGGAAGGGGGGTCTGAAGAAGTACAGCCGCTAC CTAAGCCTGCAGACCACCGCATTGCCCCCTGCCCAGCCTGCTTTCAACCTGCAGGCTCTGGGTACCTACTTTGAAGGCCTGTTGGAGGGTCCGGCGCTGGCACGGGCAGAAGGAGTCTCCACCCCTCTTGCTGGCCATGGCTTGGCAGAGAGGGCCTCCCAGCAGAGCTGA